ATCGCGATCTTCGGCATCAACGCACCGCGTTCGACGGTCGTGACCGCCGCGTCGTTCATTCCGTTTTTCACTCCGATGGTCATGTTTCTCCGCATCGGCATGGCCAACCCGGCGTGGTGGGAAATCGCGCTGTCGCTCGTTCTTCTGCTCGCGACCTCGCTCGGCGTCGGCTGGCTGGCCGCTCGCGTATACCGCGTCGGTGTTTTGATGTACGGCAAACGTCCGTCAGTTCGCGAAATCCGGCAGGCGATGAAGTCGTTGGGAAGCCAACGGTGATCATTGTCCGAATCATTCCCGAATTCCGCCGGCGGCGATTCGGACCGCGAAATAAAGAAACAACGCGGCCGACGCCGCCGACATGCCCCGGATCCAGCCTCGTCCGAACCGCCGGCCTTGCCGCTGACCGTCGCCAGCGCCGCCGCCCACAAAACGCCGACCTTGAAAAAACCTGCGACGAACGCCGCAATTCCCCATCGGTCCGCTGCGTTCGCCTCCGCCACGATCGCGCCGACCGTCGCCGCAAACCACAAAACGGCGCTCGGCGACGGCAGCGCCAGACCGGCTCCCAGCATCAGGTCCTTCCACCCGAACGCCGTCGGGCTGGAAGAAAAGCGTCAACGTCTCACTCCTTGCCGTAAAAATCGGGAGCGTGATCGGGATTCTTCCGATCACGCTCCAGTCCGTCTCACTCCACGGTCACGCTTTTCGCCAAATTCCGCGGTTTGTCGACGTCGTTGCCGCGGATGACCGCGGCGTAGTACGCCAACAGCTGCAGCGGCACGACGGACAGCGCGGGCGCCAGCAGATCCTCCGTTCGCGGAATCGCGAACACGCGATGCGCCGACCGCGCCAGATCGTCCGCCCGGTCGGCGAACGTCAGACCGATGACGCGGCCGCCGCGCGCCGTCACTTCCTTGATGTTGCTCACGGTCTTCTCGTACAGCGCATCCTGCGTCGCCAGCGCGACCACCGGAACCCCGTCTTCAATCAGCGCCAGCGTGCCGTGCTTCAGCTCGCCGGCGGCATATGCTTCGGAATGGATGTAAGAAATCTCTTTCAGCTTAAGCGATCCTTCCATCGCCACCGCGTAATCGACGCCGCGCCCGATGAAAAACAGGTCGTCGCGCGAGGCGATCTCTTCCGCGAGCCGCTTCACATCGTCGGAACGCGTCAGCAAAAATTCCGCCTGCTCGGGCAACAGCCGCATCGCGCCGACGTACCTGCGCACCGCGGCCTCGTCAAGCGTGCCGAGCGTTCGCGCAAGATACAAGCCCAACAAATAAAACGCGATCAACTGCGTCGTGTACGCCTTCGTCGAAGCGACGGCGATCTCCGGCCCCGCCCACGTCGGAATGACGTCGTCGGCTTCCCGCGCCACCGAACTACCGATCACGTTCGTGATCGCCAACACGCGCGCGCCGTATCGTTTCGCCTCGCGCAAGGCAGCCAACGTGTCGGCCGTCTCGCCCGACTGGCTGACGGCGACGACCAATGTGTCCGGCCCGACGATCGGCGAACGGTAGCGATACTCCGACGCGATGTCGACCTCGACAGGGATGCGCGTCCAGCGCTCCAACGCGTATTTGCCGACGACGCCGGCGTGATAAGCGGTGCCGCAGGCGACGATGTGAATACGGCGAATCGAACGGACGAAGTCGTCCGACCATTTCAGATCGCGCAGCGTCACGCGTCCGGTGTCGAAATCGACGCGACCCGTCATCGTGTCGCGGTACGCTTTCGGCTGCTCGTGGATTTCCTTCAGCATAAAATGGTCGAAGCCGCCTTTTTCTGCGGTCGCCAAGTCCCAGTCGACACGAAACGTTTCCCGGGAAATAAAATTCCCCTCGATCGTCATCAATTCGACACCGCCGCGCGTCAACACCGCCATTTCGCCGTCGTTCAAAATGTAAACGTTGCGCGTATGCTGCAACACGGCCGGAATGTCGGAGCCGAGAAAATTTTCCCCTTCACCGACGCCGATGATGAGCGGACTCGACAATCGGACGGCGACGAGCTTGTCGGGCTCGTACTCGGTCAATACGCCAAGCGCATAGGCGCCGCGCATCCGACTCACCGCCTTCCGCACCGCCTCGACGATGTCGCCCTCGTACAGATCGGCGATCAGGTGCGATACGACTTCTGTATCCGTCTCCGACACGAACCGGTATCCTTTAGCTTCAAGCTCTTCCTTCAGTTCGAGATAATTCTCGATAATACCGTTATGGACGACGGAAATTTTGTGCGCGCCGTCGGTGTGCGGATGCGAGTTTTCGTCGGAAGGCTTGCCGTGCGTCGCCCACCGCGTATGGCCGATGCCGACCGTGCCGAACACCGGCGATTCGCGCAGCTTGCTTTCCAGCACGGACAGCCGTCCCTTCGCCTTGCGCACGACGAGTCCCGACGGCGTACAGATCGCCACTCCTGCGGAATCGTATCCGCGGTATTCGAGGCGTCTCAGACCGTCCAGCAAAATCTCCTGCGAGTTCCGGTTGCCGATATAGCCCACAATGCCACACATCGATCGCGACACCCCTTC
Above is a genomic segment from Candidatus Reconcilbacillus cellulovorans containing:
- a CDS encoding glutamine--fructose-6-phosphate transaminase (isomerizing) gives rise to the protein MCGIVGYIGNRNSQEILLDGLRRLEYRGYDSAGVAICTPSGLVVRKAKGRLSVLESKLRESPVFGTVGIGHTRWATHGKPSDENSHPHTDGAHKISVVHNGIIENYLELKEELEAKGYRFVSETDTEVVSHLIADLYEGDIVEAVRKAVSRMRGAYALGVLTEYEPDKLVAVRLSSPLIIGVGEGENFLGSDIPAVLQHTRNVYILNDGEMAVLTRGGVELMTIEGNFISRETFRVDWDLATAEKGGFDHFMLKEIHEQPKAYRDTMTGRVDFDTGRVTLRDLKWSDDFVRSIRRIHIVACGTAYHAGVVGKYALERWTRIPVEVDIASEYRYRSPIVGPDTLVVAVSQSGETADTLAALREAKRYGARVLAITNVIGSSVAREADDVIPTWAGPEIAVASTKAYTTQLIAFYLLGLYLARTLGTLDEAAVRRYVGAMRLLPEQAEFLLTRSDDVKRLAEEIASRDDLFFIGRGVDYAVAMEGSLKLKEISYIHSEAYAAGELKHGTLALIEDGVPVVALATQDALYEKTVSNIKEVTARGGRVIGLTFADRADDLARSAHRVFAIPRTEDLLAPALSVVPLQLLAYYAAVIRGNDVDKPRNLAKSVTVE